GCGACACCACTTCCTCCTGGATCAGCGCTCGTCCAAACAGACGCGGCTGGTCGATTTTGCCGTTAAAATGGCAGCCAGCAGTTGGTGCTTCATTGGCAGTGTGAACCCAGCTCGCGGCCATGAGGAGGGTTGCGTTGTGGCGGTTGAGGGCAGCTACCGGCGCGGTGTGTTGCACGCATGCAACCGACTCGTCCCGCGGCCATTCACGCAGCGGTTCCTGATAGAGCGAGACGCTCCCGCTCCGAGCATCGTAAGAAGCGCAAGCGAAATACCACTCCTTGGCGCGTAGCGGCTTCCCGCTCTGTATGCGCGTGACTTGACCAGTCTGGCTGCCGAGCCAGAACGCCAGCTCGCCGTTTTCATCGATGAACAAGCCATATCCTTGTTCTTGAGACCACTTCGTCAGAATACCCTGCACGCCCTGCCGTGGTGTGGTAGGCCAAACCCACACTTGCACGGTCAACCCTACAGAAGGAGTCAGGCGCGGACTGTCAGGCACCAGCACATGCGAACCAGTATGGATCTTTTGCACGCGCCCTGGATACTCGCGGCTCACCGGAGTATCGAGGCGTTCTTCCTTGAAACCCGGTCCGCGCGGGTTGGGGTCACCATGAATCAGCCGGACGATATCCGCCTGATACGAAAGCAACTCGCAACTCACCTTAAACTGGATGGCCTCTCCCGCCGCCACGCTGAAGCGATCCGCGTACCCGACAACCTTCATGCGTTTCTCATCCTTTCTCTTACCTCTCGACCGATTTTGGCGATGATACCAACTCCACGAACTTCCGCCACAATGCCGTGGCCAGAGCCAGCGATTTGCCGTATGCTGCGCACCGTCCCGCCCGGCGGGAAGAATTCGCAAGAGTGCAAGAGGAGGAAAAAGTCATGGACAAAAGCGCTGTGGTTATCCCAGCAGGCATGGAACACTATTACGAGCAGTTTCATTTTGCACCGGCGGTCAAAGACGGGGATCGCTTGTATTGCTCCGGGGTTATCGGAATCGGCCCAGACGGTAAGCCAGCAGCCGATCCAGAAACGCAATTCTCTCACGCCTTCGAACAAGTGCAGTCGGTACTCACAACCGCCGGGGTTGCCTTCGCCGACGTCGTCGAAATGACCACGTTCCATGTCGGACTACAAAAGAACCTCACCACCTTCATGAAAGTCAAAGACCGCTACATGCAGGCCCCTTACCCGTCCTGGACGGCAATCGGCATCACCGAACTCGCGTTTCCCGGCGGCTTGGTCGAGATCAAAGTCATCGCACGACTCAAGGCGTAACCCACGCCGCCACCATTCGAGGAGATCTCCATGATTGAATTGCTCACCGCCGCCACACCCAACGGCTGGAAAGTCTCTATTGCCTTGGAGGAGATGGGGCTGCCGTACACGGTGCGACCGCTTGCCCTCCCCAAGAACGAACAGAAAGAAGACTGGTTTCTCAAGATTAACCCGAACGGACGTATCCCCGCAATCATCGACCACGACAACGATGACTTTGCGGTGTTCGAATCCGGCGCGATTCTAATCTATCTCGCGGAGAAGACCGGCAAGTTGCTGCCACGCGACGAGAAAGGCCGTTCGCGGGCGATGCAATGGCTCATGTTTCAAATGGGGGGCATCGGACCGATGATGGGGCAAGCCAACGTCTTCTTTCGCTACGCGCCGGAAAAAATTCCTTATGCGATCGAGCGCTACCAGCGGGAATGCCGGCGGCTGTTCGAGGTGTTGGAAGGCCAGCTTGCGACGCAGGAATACCTCGCCAATGATGAGTACTCTATCGCCGACATCGCCAATTGGAGCTGGGTGCACACCTACAAATGGTCCGGTGCGAGCATCGACGGCCTCCCTCATCTCCAACGCTGGCTAGCCGCGATCAGAGCCCGGCCAGCCGTGGAACGCGGACGAGCAGTGCCGGAACGCCTTGAACTGGGGACCAATGCTGAGCAGTTCATCAAAGGCGCGCAAAAGATGCTGGCATAAAAGCATGAAAGGAGAAGCTCGATGTCGACCAGACGTGCAGTCGTTGTCGATCCAATTCGTCTTCGTGCGACGGGCGAAGAATCTCCAGAGTACGAGAGGTCAGAATGCTTCGCGCCCGTTGAGCCGCAAACGAATACGAAGTACGGCGAGCCAGGAGCGTGAAAGTCTCGTCAAGAACGAAATTGCTGGTGTAGCAACGCCATGGCAGCCGGCTGAGAGTCTTCCACGCCGCCTCCGTTTGTTTATGATATTGATCTCGACGGATATAGCGGGCAAGAAAAGCACCGGTATCGATATAGATCACGGACGGTCGAGTTCTCCGTAGAGATAGCAATCATGGTTAATGGAAAGATCCGTTGGCACATCTCCGATGAACACCGCTTCGTCAGTAAACAACGAATCGGATGCCCTGCTACTTTTTCCTCTATCGACTGCTCCCAAGTCCAAAGTTGTGGTCAGAGATTCCCGTACTAATGCACTCAGAGACACTCCTCTTTTTTTCGCCTGTCGTCGGGCTTGGAGCTTCAGCTTTAACGGGAGCATAACAGTTGTACGCTGCATAATGTAAGATTCTCCTCTTCGAGAGGTAGCCTGTAGATCCGTAGCAACTCATCGCGGCAGGCACCAGTCGGTATTACACGTTCCGATACTTGCGTTCCTGCTCCAACCACCAGTCGATCCCTACGCGCTGGAAAATATCCATCGGACTCAGGACCGGGCCTTCGTGCCAATCGGTGCCTGTCGCTTTGAGGTCGGTCAGCGCCTGTTCGATCGCTAGCGTTGCCGCCATCAAGCTGACCACCGGAAAGATCACCATCTTGTAGCCCAGCTTTTCTAGCTCAATCACCGTCAGCCCCGGGGTCTTGCCACCAGGCACTTGGTTGCTCAGCAGCGGGGCTTTGATCTCACGCGCAACCCGCTCGATCTCTTCATGGCTGGTCGGGGCTTCGACAAAGATTACGTCAGCGCCAGCTTCGCGATACAACAGTCCGCGCTCTATCGCATCGTCAATGCCGTTGACGGCGCGCGCATCGGTGCGCGCGATGATCACGAAGTCCGGATCGGAACGGTGCTCCGAGGCCGCACGGATTTTCTCCGCGAACTCTTTGGCGGGAATCACCGCTTTACCGGCAATATGGCCGCACTTCTTGGGAAACACTTGATCTTCCAGATGCAGCGCCGCCACCCCGGCGCGCTCGTATTCGCGCACGGTACGGATGACATTCAAGGGATTGCCGTACCCGGTGTCGGCATCGGCAATCAGCGGCACGGAGATGCAACTCGCAATATGACCGGCATGAGTCGCCATTTCCGTCAGGGTGGTTAGTCCGACATCCGGCTGACCGAGCACCGAAGCCGCCGTACCGGCACCAGTCATATAGACCGCCTTGAATCCGTGACGTTCGATCAAACGCGCCGAAATGCCGTCGTATGCGCCGGGGGCGACGATAATGCTAGGCTCATTGAGCATGCGTCGTAGTTGTGTGGTAGTCCGCATTGGTTTGTTCCCTTCCAAGATTTGTCGATTATACTCCCGTTGTCGCCGGCAGCCATCAGCACTCTTACACCGTGTCCACGTGTCGCAACTGCGGGAAGAGCCGCGACCAGATTCCGACAATCATCAGCGTCCCTACTCCACCGATGAGCGCCGCCGGCACTACGCCAAACCAGGCGGCGGTCACGCCGGACTCGAATTCTCCCAGTTCGTTGGAAGCGCCGATGAAGACGGATTCCACAGCGCTGACACGGCCACGCATCTCATCGGGCGTGGAGACTTGTACCACGACGCGCCGAATCACCACACTCACCATATCCGAGGCACCCAGGACGACGAGCATGCCCATCGACAGCCACAGATGTTCGGAGAGCGCAAAACCGATGGTGGCCAAGCCGAACACCGCCACCGTCACGAACAAGGTCGAGCCCATCCCTGAACGAATCGGACGATACGCCAGCAAGGCCGCCATGCTCAGGGCACCGATGGCGGGCGCGCTGCGCAAGAGCCCAAGACCCCAAGGACCGACCTGCAAAATGTCGCGGGCATAGATCGGCAGCAGCGCGGTGGCACCACCCAAGAGGACAGCAAATAAA
The DNA window shown above is from Deltaproteobacteria bacterium and carries:
- a CDS encoding RidA family protein: MDKSAVVIPAGMEHYYEQFHFAPAVKDGDRLYCSGVIGIGPDGKPAADPETQFSHAFEQVQSVLTTAGVAFADVVEMTTFHVGLQKNLTTFMKVKDRYMQAPYPSWTAIGITELAFPGGLVEIKVIARLKA
- a CDS encoding isocitrate lyase/PEP mutase family protein, which encodes MRTTTQLRRMLNEPSIIVAPGAYDGISARLIERHGFKAVYMTGAGTAASVLGQPDVGLTTLTEMATHAGHIASCISVPLIADADTGYGNPLNVIRTVREYERAGVAALHLEDQVFPKKCGHIAGKAVIPAKEFAEKIRAASEHRSDPDFVIIARTDARAVNGIDDAIERGLLYREAGADVIFVEAPTSHEEIERVAREIKAPLLSNQVPGGKTPGLTVIELEKLGYKMVIFPVVSLMAATLAIEQALTDLKATGTDWHEGPVLSPMDIFQRVGIDWWLEQERKYRNV
- a CDS encoding glutathione S-transferase N-terminal domain-containing protein; this translates as MIELLTAATPNGWKVSIALEEMGLPYTVRPLALPKNEQKEDWFLKINPNGRIPAIIDHDNDDFAVFESGAILIYLAEKTGKLLPRDEKGRSRAMQWLMFQMGGIGPMMGQANVFFRYAPEKIPYAIERYQRECRRLFEVLEGQLATQEYLANDEYSIADIANWSWVHTYKWSGASIDGLPHLQRWLAAIRARPAVERGRAVPERLELGTNAEQFIKGAQKMLA